A window of Pseudoalteromonas sp. MEBiC 03607 genomic DNA:
GTACGGTAAGAAACTTAAAGGACCGCCGTGAAGATCTGTATGACGTGATCTTGAAAAAGCGAGAGCAATAATGGCGTGGCTGTATTTAATTGTCGCAGGACTGTTAGAGATTGGTTGGCCAGTCGGCCTTAAAATGTCTCAACAGCCAGATAGTCGCTGGTTAGGTATTGCAATAGCTGTCGCCTTTATGGTCGCCAGTGGGGTTATGTTGTGGTTAGCGCAAAAGGATATTCCGATGGGGACATCCTATGCGGTATGGACAGGCATAGGAGCCGCAGGCACCTTCTTGGTTGGTATTTTATTTTATGGTGATGCTGCCACATTTGGCCGCATTGCCGGAGTACTTTTGATAATTAGTGGTGTAATAACCCTAAAGATTAGTCATTAAAAAAGCGGCATAGCCGCTTTTTTAATGACTAGGAATAAGCCTAATTGGGTAGCATTACCAGAATCGCTGCCAATGCAATTAACACAAGCCCCGCCGTGTCTTGGCGTTTTAACGGCTGTTTTAGCCAAAGAATCGATACCATAATGGTAAAAAATACTTCAATTTGCCCCAGTGTTTTTACATAAGCAACATGCTGCAAGCTCATGGCGCTAAACCAACCGATGGAACCTAAACAGCTACACACACTAACAGCGGTCGTGGTGCCTTTGTGATGCCACATTTTGTTAAATGTATCGCGCTCTTTGAGGGCAATATAAACGCACAGCATCAACGTTTGTAAGCTGATAATCAGTACCAATACCCAAGCCGCCGAGTGTGGGAAAGTCAGCCCTGAATTTAAGCTTGCTTCGCGGATCCACGACGATGAAAGAGCAAATGAAGTACCGCAAGCAAGCCCAAGAAGTGCAGTGCCTAAATTAAAGTGTTTAACATTCGCGATGCCACTTAATAGCAATACCGCAATTGCACCAATAAATACCCCAATCCAGCCTAGTAATGATAGTGCGGAGCCAAAAAACATAACACCTAAAATAGCAGCCATCAGCGCTTCACTTTTGGCAAGCCCAGCACCGACTGCAAAGTTATTCATTTTAAATAGTTTTACCATCAAGCCTGTGGCAACGATTTGGACGATACTGGCGCCAACAATGTAGCCAATAAAAGCCAGATTAAAGTCAGGAAGTGCAGCGTCTTGGTATTGATAAAGTGCAAATAAATAAAGGGCAGCAATCGGGCTGGCAACAATAAAGCGGGCAAGCGTCACCCCTGCAACACTCACTGTTGCACTGAGTTTACTTTGCAGAGCATTGCGCCATGACTGCATAAACGCTGCAAAAATAGTTAAGAAAATCCAAGTCATATTGAAAATATATTAATGGGGGGAGGCAATTAGAGTATCAAAACCAAAGTATTAGGGCATTAGCTTATCGACCAACTTGAGAAAAACTCAGCTGTGACAATATGTCGCAGGGCTTTTAAGTAATCATTAGGCTATAGTGACAATGATGCTATTGCTAGCCGTTGCTTTTAGAAGTAGCGGCTTTTTTTTGTTTGCTGTAGGGTAAGCTATTACAGTTAAAAATAAGGAAATATCATGACAACACTGATTATCTGCGCACTCATCGCAGTACTCATACCTTATTTAGCTAAAGCCCCCGTGGCTTTTGCACAAAATAAGCTAGCAGGCTACGACAATAAGCACCCTCGCGAACAACAAGCAAAACTAACCGGCTTTGGTGCTCGTGCATTAGCAGCACATCAAAATAGCTTTGAATCGCTGATTATTTTTGCAGTAGCGCTGGCGGTGGTAATCGGTAGTAATAATATCTATCAGGTGACTGAAACCCTTGCGATTGTGCATGTTATTGCTCGCGTTCTGTACTGTATTTTCTACTACATAAACCAAGATATATTGCGATCATTAGTCTGGTTTATTGGTTATGTTTGCGCTGTGGCGATGATCGCTCTTTGCCTCTAGTTACAAAGCAATGAGTTAAAAACCACAAAGCAAGCGGCTTAAATAAGGCGCTTGCTTTAGGGTCTTAAGTTGCTACAGCTTATTTAGAACTGACTTTAACTTTCTCAATTAAATCCTTAGCTTGATAGTTTTCGTCTAAGGCAAAATCGAGTTGCACTAGGGCGTTTTTAAAGCCAGATTCAGATGGCGCATATTGCCATTGTTTTAATGCTCTTTTCGCTTCTCGATTGAAAACATCTTCAGGCTCTGCACTTACCACACTAATATTGCTGGTGGCGCCGCTTGGTAAAATATCGTATTTCAAAACGACTGAACCGCTAATGCCTTGCTCCGCAGCTTGAATTGGGTATATCGGTTCTACGCGCATAACCGCTTGATAGTCTTTTGTCTTTTCAACTGACATTGGCTGTTTTGCAATGGCAAAGCTGCTAAGCATGCCCGCTGTAAAAATAACTAATGCTGTTTTTGCGATAAATGAGCTGTTGTCGATCTGCTTTATTTGATTT
This region includes:
- a CDS encoding multidrug efflux SMR transporter — encoded protein: MAWLYLIVAGLLEIGWPVGLKMSQQPDSRWLGIAIAVAFMVASGVMLWLAQKDIPMGTSYAVWTGIGAAGTFLVGILFYGDAATFGRIAGVLLIISGVITLKISH
- a CDS encoding DMT family transporter, whose translation is MTWIFLTIFAAFMQSWRNALQSKLSATVSVAGVTLARFIVASPIAALYLFALYQYQDAALPDFNLAFIGYIVGASIVQIVATGLMVKLFKMNNFAVGAGLAKSEALMAAILGVMFFGSALSLLGWIGVFIGAIAVLLLSGIANVKHFNLGTALLGLACGTSFALSSSWIREASLNSGLTFPHSAAWVLVLIISLQTLMLCVYIALKERDTFNKMWHHKGTTTAVSVCSCLGSIGWFSAMSLQHVAYVKTLGQIEVFFTIMVSILWLKQPLKRQDTAGLVLIALAAILVMLPN
- a CDS encoding MAPEG family protein, with the protein product MTTLIICALIAVLIPYLAKAPVAFAQNKLAGYDNKHPREQQAKLTGFGARALAAHQNSFESLIIFAVALAVVIGSNNIYQVTETLAIVHVIARVLYCIFYYINQDILRSLVWFIGYVCAVAMIALCL